In Harpia harpyja isolate bHarHar1 chromosome Z, bHarHar1 primary haplotype, whole genome shotgun sequence, a single window of DNA contains:
- the LOC128137805 gene encoding programmed cell death 1 ligand 2-like has protein sequence MLQIFPMLLLETQLSMVSALFTVEVPQQLYIVEYESNVTMECRFPVNGSLNLGLLTVVWEQKRQGQSKSKEVYTLRNGKAFSLSQHHDYIGRAALLHSELKLGRALLQITRVKITDAGSYLCLIDYQGVDYKYITLEVKASYKRINTQVMRKPGEDKFVFMCQSEGFPLAEVFWQNEKNFNLSGSANTTYTLTTDGLYNVTSILTFKPSMSENYSCVFWNKELNGETSAHISTLALMSTQYSGQKSLILFIVPTCVMVAVLPSALIIFKKRKSFKNGQPRKERKRKLNPNLKDDNRDDFNSQTEALYLSTVTASRDSGSVGL, from the exons ATGTTGCAGATCTTCCCaatgctgctgctggaaacaCAGCTCTCCATGGTTTCAG CTTTATTTACAGTTGAAGTTCCCCAACAGCTGTACATTGTGGAGTATGAGAGCAATGTCACCATGGAATGCAGATTCCCTGTGAACGGCTCATTAAACCTAGGACTCCTGACTGTTGTTTGGGAGCAAAAAAGGCAGGGCCAGTCGAAATCAAAAGAGGTGTACACGCTCCGCAATGGGAAGGCTTTCTCTCTATCCCAACATCATGATTACATAGGAAGAGCAGCACTTCTGCACAGTGAACTGAAATTAGGACGAGCTCTCCTTCAGATCACCAGGGTGAAGATCACAGATGCGGGATCATATCTTTGTCTCATTGACTACCAGGGCGTGGACTACAAGTACATTACTTTGGAAGTAAAAG CATCTTACAAAAGAATAAACACACAAGTAATGAGAAAACCAGGTGAAGACAAGTTTGTTTTTATGTGCCAGTCAGAAGGCTTTCCTTTGGCAGAGGTTTTCTGGCAAAATGAGAAGAACTTCAATCTCAGTGGATCTGCAAATACCACCTATACGCTGACCACAGATGGTCTTTACAATGTCACCAGCATCCTGACGTTCAAACCAAGTATGAGTGAGAATTACAGCTGCGTGTTCTGGAATAAAGAACTGAATGGAGAAACTTCAGCTCACATTTCCACTTTAG CTTTAATGAGTACACAGTATAGTGGACAAAAATCCCTGATCTTATTTATTGTCCCCACATGTGTGATGGTAGCTGTCCTTCCCTCTGCActaataatctttaaaaagagaaaatcattCAAGAATGGGCAACCCAGAAAAG agaggaaaagaaaactgaaccCTAACCTGAAAGATGACAACA